The Streptomyces sp. NBC_00670 genome window below encodes:
- the pdxR gene encoding MocR-like pyridoxine biosynthesis transcription factor PdxR, with the protein MPNHRATSALDLHLHLDRGDGTGLRRGLTTALRDAVRTGRLAPGTRLPSSRTLAADLGVARNTVADAYADLVAEGWLTARQGSGTRVADRPVTTPSRPVAPPRTRPRPTYDLTPGTPDLASFPRAEWLRAARRALARAPHEALGYGDPRGRPELRTALAGYLARARGVRADPERILVCAGFTHGLALLAAVLRERGVRTVAVDEYGLDVHWNVLTRAGLRTTPLPVDAHGTRTTELTPARGGPGAVLLTPAHQFPLGVPLHPDRRAAVVDWARRTGGVVLEDDYDGEFRYDRQPVGALQGLDPDRVVHLGTASKALAPGLRLAWMVLPSALAGEVVAATGGHHRCGVLDQLTLAEFLSSGAYDRHVRASRLRHRRRRDQLVAALAARAPEVRPTGIAAGLHAVLRLPPGTEETVVRAAAWQGLALHGLSPHRHPEAGPAHAADALVVGYGTPPDHAWSGALDALCRAVP; encoded by the coding sequence ATGCCGAATCATCGGGCCACTTCCGCGCTCGACCTCCATCTGCACCTGGACCGCGGCGACGGCACCGGCCTCCGCCGCGGTCTCACCACCGCCCTGCGCGACGCCGTCCGCACCGGCCGCCTCGCCCCCGGCACCCGGCTGCCCTCCTCCCGCACCCTCGCCGCCGACCTCGGCGTCGCCCGCAACACGGTCGCCGACGCCTACGCCGACCTCGTCGCCGAGGGCTGGCTCACCGCCCGCCAGGGCTCCGGCACCCGCGTCGCCGACCGCCCCGTCACCACGCCCAGCCGCCCCGTGGCACCGCCCCGCACCCGCCCCCGCCCCACCTACGACCTCACCCCCGGCACCCCCGACCTCGCCTCGTTCCCCCGCGCCGAATGGCTCCGCGCCGCCCGCCGCGCCCTGGCCCGCGCCCCGCACGAGGCCCTCGGCTACGGCGACCCGCGCGGCCGTCCCGAACTGCGCACCGCGCTCGCCGGCTACCTCGCCCGCGCCCGCGGCGTCCGCGCCGACCCCGAACGCATCCTCGTCTGCGCCGGCTTCACCCACGGGCTCGCGCTGCTCGCCGCCGTCCTGCGCGAGCGCGGCGTGCGCACGGTCGCGGTGGACGAGTACGGCCTCGACGTCCACTGGAACGTCCTGACCCGCGCCGGTCTGCGCACCACACCCCTCCCCGTCGACGCACACGGCACCCGTACCACCGAGCTGACGCCCGCGCGCGGCGGACCCGGGGCCGTCCTCCTCACCCCCGCCCACCAGTTCCCGCTCGGCGTGCCGCTGCACCCCGACCGGCGCGCGGCGGTCGTCGACTGGGCCCGGCGCACCGGCGGAGTCGTCCTGGAGGACGACTACGACGGCGAGTTCCGCTACGACCGCCAGCCGGTCGGCGCCCTCCAGGGCCTGGACCCCGACCGCGTCGTCCACCTCGGCACCGCCAGCAAGGCCCTCGCCCCCGGGCTGCGGCTGGCCTGGATGGTGCTGCCGTCCGCGCTGGCCGGGGAGGTGGTGGCGGCCACCGGCGGCCACCACCGCTGCGGCGTCCTCGACCAGCTCACCCTCGCCGAGTTCCTCTCCTCGGGGGCGTACGACCGTCACGTGCGCGCCTCCCGGCTGCGCCACCGGCGCCGCCGCGACCAGCTCGTCGCGGCCCTCGCCGCCCGCGCCCCCGAGGTGCGGCCCACCGGTATCGCGGCCGGACTGCACGCGGTGCTGCGGCTGCCGCCGGGCACCGAGGAGACGGTGGTCAGGGCGGCCGCCTGGCAGGGCCTCGCCCTGCACGGGCTCTCCCCCCACCGCCACCCGGAGGCCGGCCCGGCGCACGCCGCCGACGCCCTCGTCGTCGGCTACGGCACGCCCCCCGACCACGCGTGGTCGGGGGCTCTGGACGCGCTGTGCCGGGCGGTGCCGTAA
- a CDS encoding glutathionylspermidine synthase family protein, which yields MERRTLTPRPGWQRTVEAQGLIYPLTLPRAWESVRAAGDPVPDDAWVPYWDESACYVFSLPEVEALEETVEELHRMCLAAAGHIVAHDRFADLGITDPRVAAAVTEAWRRRAELPSLYGRFDLRYDGSGPAKLLEYNADTPTSLVEAASPQWFWMEDRFPGADQWNSLHERLVDSWRKQSALLPPGSPLYFAHSSVDELGEDLMTVAYLKETAKQAGLETDWISMEEIGWDPLSARFVDNRLRFIRACFKLYPWEWLTTDEFADHVLATLDNGGGTGSTLWIEPAWKMLLSNKALLAILWELYPGHPNLLPAYLDGPRELAATTGYVAKPLLGREGAGVTVHEPGAGAVPRDEPCCYQELAPLPDFDGNRTVLGAWVVGDESAGLGIRESAGLITDEYARFLPHVIL from the coding sequence ATGGAACGCCGCACCCTCACCCCCCGCCCCGGCTGGCAGCGGACCGTCGAGGCCCAGGGGCTGATCTACCCGCTCACCCTGCCCCGCGCCTGGGAGTCCGTCCGGGCGGCGGGCGACCCCGTCCCCGACGACGCCTGGGTGCCGTACTGGGACGAGAGCGCCTGTTACGTCTTCTCGCTGCCCGAGGTCGAGGCGCTGGAGGAGACCGTCGAGGAACTGCACCGCATGTGCCTCGCCGCCGCCGGCCACATCGTCGCCCACGACCGCTTCGCCGACCTCGGCATCACCGACCCGCGCGTCGCCGCGGCCGTCACCGAGGCCTGGCGGCGGCGCGCCGAACTCCCCTCCCTCTACGGCCGCTTCGACCTGCGCTACGACGGCAGCGGCCCGGCCAAGCTCCTGGAGTACAACGCCGACACCCCGACCTCGCTGGTCGAGGCGGCCTCCCCGCAGTGGTTCTGGATGGAGGACCGGTTCCCCGGCGCCGACCAGTGGAACTCCCTGCACGAACGCCTGGTCGACTCCTGGCGGAAGCAGTCCGCGCTGCTCCCGCCCGGCAGCCCGCTGTACTTCGCGCACTCCTCCGTCGACGAACTCGGCGAGGACCTGATGACCGTCGCGTATCTGAAGGAGACGGCAAAACAGGCCGGGCTGGAGACCGACTGGATCTCCATGGAGGAGATCGGCTGGGACCCGCTGTCCGCGCGCTTCGTCGACAACCGGCTCCGCTTCATCCGCGCCTGCTTCAAGCTGTACCCGTGGGAGTGGCTCACCACCGACGAGTTCGCCGACCACGTCCTCGCCACCCTCGACAACGGGGGCGGCACCGGCAGCACGCTGTGGATCGAGCCCGCCTGGAAGATGCTGCTCAGCAACAAGGCGCTGCTGGCGATCCTCTGGGAGCTGTACCCCGGCCACCCCAACCTGCTCCCGGCGTACCTCGACGGCCCGCGCGAACTGGCCGCCACGACCGGCTACGTCGCCAAGCCGCTGCTCGGCCGCGAGGGCGCCGGCGTCACCGTGCACGAGCCGGGCGCCGGGGCGGTCCCGCGCGACGAGCCCTGCTGCTACCAGGAGTTGGCCCCGCTGCCCGACTTCGACGGCAACCGGACCGTGCTCGGCGCGTGGGTCGTCGGCGACGAGTCGGCGGGGCTCGGCATCCGCGAGTCCGCCGGGCTGATCACCGACGAGTACGCCCGCTTCCTGCCGCACGTGATCCTCTGA
- the trpS gene encoding tryptophan--tRNA ligase: protein MATDRPRVLSGIQPTAGSFHLGNYLGAVRQWVALQETHDAFYMVVDLHAITVQQDPAELRANTRLAAAQLLAAGLDPERCTLFVQSHVPEHAQLAWVMNCLTGYGEAQRMTQFKDKSAKQGAERTTVGLFTYPILQVADILLYQAHEVPVGEDQRQHIELTRDLAERFNGRFGETFTVPKAYILKETAKIFDLQDPAIKMSKSASTPKGLINLLDEPKTTAKKVKSAVTDTDTVVRYDTEHKPGVSNLLTIYSTLTGAGILELEQRYEGKGYGALKTDLAEVMVDFVTPFRERTQQYLDDPETLDKILAKGAEKARGVAAETLARTYDRVGFLPARR, encoded by the coding sequence ATGGCGACTGACCGACCCCGCGTGCTCTCCGGAATCCAGCCCACCGCAGGCTCGTTCCACCTTGGAAACTACCTTGGTGCCGTCCGCCAGTGGGTGGCTCTCCAGGAGACCCACGACGCGTTCTACATGGTCGTCGACCTGCACGCGATCACCGTCCAGCAGGATCCGGCCGAGCTGCGCGCCAACACCCGGCTCGCCGCCGCCCAGCTGCTCGCCGCCGGCCTGGACCCGGAACGCTGCACGCTGTTCGTGCAGAGCCACGTCCCCGAGCACGCCCAGCTCGCCTGGGTCATGAACTGCCTCACCGGCTACGGCGAGGCCCAGCGCATGACCCAGTTCAAGGACAAGTCCGCCAAGCAGGGCGCCGAGCGCACCACCGTCGGCCTGTTCACGTACCCGATCCTCCAGGTCGCCGACATCCTGCTCTACCAGGCGCACGAGGTGCCGGTCGGCGAGGACCAGCGCCAGCACATCGAGCTCACCCGCGACCTCGCCGAGCGCTTCAACGGCCGCTTCGGCGAGACCTTCACCGTCCCCAAGGCGTACATCCTCAAGGAGACGGCGAAGATCTTCGACCTCCAGGACCCGGCGATCAAGATGAGCAAGTCGGCGTCCACGCCGAAGGGCCTCATCAACCTCCTGGACGAGCCGAAGACCACCGCCAAGAAGGTCAAGAGCGCGGTGACCGACACCGACACGGTCGTCCGCTACGACACCGAGCACAAGCCGGGCGTCAGCAACCTGCTCACCATCTACTCCACGCTCACCGGCGCGGGCATCCTGGAGCTCGAACAGCGTTACGAGGGCAAGGGCTACGGCGCGCTCAAGACCGACCTCGCCGAGGTCATGGTCGACTTCGTGACGCCGTTCCGGGAGCGCACCCAGCAGTACCTGGACGACCCCGAGACGCTGGACAAGATCCTCGCCAAGGGCGCCGAGAAGGCGCGCGGCGTCGCCGCGGAAACCCTGGCCCGGACGTACGACCGGGTCGGCTTCCTGCCCGCCCGCCGCTGA
- a CDS encoding helix-turn-helix domain-containing protein — MPRWKGLPEELDPQLKEFAGQLRRLVDRSGLSVAAVADRTGYSRTSWDRYLGGRLLAPKGAVLALAEVTGADPEHLTTMWELAERAWSRSEMRQDMTMEALRIAQAREALGERGTLGERGTLGERGAGGGSAPVPAAPGPAPGSVPPGSAPGPVRGGDAEARVEAGGGGRGTTVRAGVAGPAGVSPTWPPGAGEADVDARGLARLRDRAAVPPYGPRGDGVPEDARPSGAGGRPRPGARRRRRLTVFLSAVAGALAVVAGVVWFTSGGDRAAEGRSPAKSPAATTASAAPALPDGVRCAGAGCVGKDPEEMGCGGARARTTNSVTVGTTLVEVRYSEVCGVAWGRITRAVRGDAVTVRVVAPDGAGAKGRVQRGVVAERGDVDAYTPMVRVGGAGGAEVCAVLVSGRDGCVE; from the coding sequence ATGCCTCGTTGGAAGGGCCTGCCGGAGGAACTCGATCCACAGCTCAAGGAGTTCGCGGGGCAGCTGCGGCGGCTCGTGGACCGCAGCGGGCTGAGTGTCGCGGCGGTGGCCGACCGCACGGGCTACAGCAGGACGTCGTGGGACCGGTACCTGGGCGGGCGGCTGCTCGCGCCCAAGGGCGCGGTGCTCGCGCTGGCCGAGGTCACGGGGGCCGATCCGGAGCACCTCACCACGATGTGGGAGCTGGCCGAACGGGCGTGGAGCCGCTCGGAGATGCGGCAGGACATGACGATGGAGGCGCTGCGGATCGCACAGGCGCGGGAGGCGCTGGGCGAGCGGGGGACGCTGGGGGAGCGGGGGACGCTCGGGGAGCGGGGCGCGGGGGGCGGGTCCGCGCCGGTACCTGCGGCGCCGGGGCCCGCTCCGGGTTCGGTGCCGCCGGGATCCGCTCCGGGGCCGGTGCGGGGCGGGGACGCGGAGGCGCGCGTCGAGGCCGGTGGTGGGGGGCGGGGTACGACGGTCAGGGCCGGGGTGGCCGGGCCTGCCGGAGTGTCGCCGACGTGGCCGCCGGGGGCGGGGGAGGCGGACGTCGACGCCCGGGGCCTCGCGCGGCTCCGGGACCGTGCGGCCGTGCCGCCGTACGGGCCCCGGGGCGACGGTGTGCCGGAGGACGCGCGGCCGTCGGGTGCGGGTGGCCGGCCCCGGCCGGGGGCGCGGCGGCGACGTCGGCTGACGGTTTTCCTGTCGGCCGTCGCCGGGGCGCTCGCCGTGGTGGCGGGGGTGGTGTGGTTCACCTCGGGCGGTGACCGGGCGGCGGAGGGGCGCTCGCCCGCGAAGTCCCCGGCGGCCACCACGGCCAGTGCCGCGCCCGCACTGCCGGACGGGGTCCGGTGCGCCGGGGCCGGCTGTGTCGGCAAGGACCCGGAGGAGATGGGATGCGGCGGGGCCCGGGCCCGTACGACGAACAGCGTCACGGTGGGGACGACGTTGGTGGAGGTGCGGTACAGCGAGGTGTGCGGGGTGGCGTGGGGGAGGATCACGCGGGCGGTGCGGGGGGACGCGGTGACGGTGCGGGTGGTCGCCCCTGACGGGGCGGGGGCGAAGGGGAGGGTGCAGCGGGGGGTCGTGGCGGAGCGGGGGGACGTGGACGCGTATACGCCGATGGTGCGGGTGGGAGGCGCCGGGGGCGCCGAAGTGTGTGCGGTGCTGGTGTCCGGGCGGGACGGGTGTGTGGAGTAG
- a CDS encoding glycine hydroxymethyltransferase, whose amino-acid sequence MSEQPPLSSESTAFRSALDVIRAVEPRIADAIGQEVADQREMLKLIASENYASPATLLAMGNWFSDKYAEGTVGRRFYAGCRNVDTVESLAAEHARELFGARHAYVQPHSGIDANLVAFWAVLADRVEAPFLQRTGVRQINDLSEADWAELRQAFGNQRMLGMSLDAGGHLTHGFRPNISGKMFDQRSYGTDPATGLIDYEALRAQAREFKPLIIVAGYSAYPRLVNFRIMREIADEVGATLMVDMAHFAGLVAGKVLTGDFDPVPHAQIVTTTTHKSLRGPRGGMVLCDDSLKDQVDRGCPMVLGGPLPHVMAAKAVALAEARQPSFQDYARRIVDNARALAEGLTKRGATLVTGGTDNHLNLIDVASSYGLTGRQAEQALLDSGIVTNRNAIPADPNGAWYTSGIRIGTPALTTRGLGTAEMDEIAALIDQVLTATEPGTTAKGTRSKAQHVLDAKLADEVAHRAKDLVAGFPLYPEVNLG is encoded by the coding sequence ATGTCAGAGCAGCCGCCCCTGTCCAGCGAGTCCACCGCCTTCCGCAGTGCCCTCGACGTGATCCGCGCCGTCGAACCCCGCATCGCCGACGCCATCGGCCAGGAGGTCGCCGACCAGCGCGAGATGCTCAAGCTGATCGCGTCCGAGAACTACGCCTCCCCGGCCACGCTCCTCGCGATGGGCAACTGGTTCAGCGACAAGTACGCCGAGGGCACGGTCGGCCGCCGCTTCTACGCCGGCTGCCGCAACGTCGACACCGTCGAGTCGCTCGCCGCCGAGCACGCCCGCGAGCTGTTCGGTGCCCGGCACGCCTACGTCCAGCCGCACTCCGGCATCGACGCCAACCTCGTCGCCTTCTGGGCCGTCCTCGCCGACCGCGTCGAGGCGCCGTTCCTCCAGAGGACCGGCGTCCGCCAGATCAACGACCTCTCCGAGGCCGACTGGGCCGAGCTGCGCCAGGCCTTCGGCAACCAGCGCATGCTCGGCATGTCCCTGGACGCCGGCGGCCACCTCACCCACGGCTTCCGCCCGAACATCTCCGGCAAGATGTTCGACCAGCGCTCCTACGGCACGGACCCGGCCACCGGGCTCATCGACTACGAGGCCCTGCGCGCCCAGGCCCGCGAGTTCAAGCCGCTGATCATCGTCGCGGGCTACTCGGCCTACCCGCGGCTGGTCAACTTCCGGATCATGCGCGAGATCGCCGACGAGGTCGGCGCGACCCTCATGGTCGACATGGCGCACTTCGCCGGTCTCGTCGCCGGCAAGGTCCTCACCGGCGACTTCGACCCGGTCCCGCACGCCCAGATCGTCACGACGACCACCCACAAGTCCCTGCGCGGCCCGCGCGGCGGCATGGTCCTGTGCGACGACTCCCTCAAGGACCAGGTCGACCGCGGCTGCCCGATGGTGCTCGGCGGCCCGCTCCCGCACGTCATGGCCGCGAAGGCGGTCGCCCTCGCCGAGGCGCGGCAGCCGTCCTTCCAGGACTACGCCCGGCGCATCGTCGACAACGCCCGCGCGCTCGCCGAGGGGCTGACGAAGCGCGGCGCCACGCTGGTCACCGGCGGCACGGACAACCACCTCAACCTGATCGACGTCGCCTCCTCCTACGGCCTCACCGGCCGCCAGGCCGAGCAGGCGCTGCTCGACTCCGGCATCGTCACCAACCGCAACGCGATCCCGGCGGACCCGAACGGTGCGTGGTACACCTCCGGCATCCGCATCGGCACGCCCGCGCTGACGACGCGTGGCCTGGGCACCGCCGAAATGGACGAGATCGCGGCGCTGATCGACCAGGTCCTGACCGCCACGGAACCGGGCACGACGGCCAAGGGCACGCGCTCCAAGGCCCAGCACGTGCTGGACGCCAAGCTGGCCGACGAAGTCGCCCACCGAGCGAAGGACCTGGTAGCGGGCTTCCCCCTCTACCCCGAGGTCAACCTGGGCTGA
- a CDS encoding 2'-5' RNA ligase family protein, producing the protein MGTVTIGVSIAVPEPHGTLLQQRRVGFGDAAAHGIPTHVTLLPPTEIDEADLPSVEAHLARVAAAGRPFPMRLSGTGTFRPLSPVVFVQVVEGAEACAWLQRQVREASGPVARELQFPYHPHVTVAHGIDEAAMDRAYEELADYRAEWPCTGFGLHEQGADGVWRKLRDFPFGSTVVPPQATAPEGSSLPAR; encoded by the coding sequence GTGGGGACCGTAACGATCGGTGTGTCGATCGCGGTCCCGGAGCCGCACGGCACCCTGCTCCAGCAGCGGCGCGTCGGCTTCGGCGACGCCGCGGCCCACGGCATCCCCACGCACGTCACCCTGCTGCCGCCGACCGAGATCGACGAGGCGGACCTGCCGTCCGTCGAGGCGCATCTGGCGCGGGTCGCGGCGGCCGGCCGGCCCTTCCCGATGCGGCTGTCCGGCACGGGCACCTTCCGGCCGCTGTCACCGGTGGTGTTCGTCCAGGTGGTCGAGGGCGCCGAGGCGTGCGCCTGGTTGCAGCGGCAGGTGCGGGAGGCGTCCGGGCCCGTCGCCCGTGAACTGCAGTTCCCGTACCACCCGCACGTCACCGTGGCCCACGGCATCGACGAGGCGGCGATGGACCGCGCCTACGAGGAGCTCGCCGACTACCGGGCCGAGTGGCCCTGCACCGGCTTCGGCCTGCACGAGCAGGGAGCCGACGGGGTGTGGCGCAAGCTGCGCGACTTCCCCTTCGGCTCCACGGTGGTCCCGCCGCAGGCGACCGCCCCCGAGGGCAGCTCCCTGCCCGCCCGCTGA
- a CDS encoding malate dehydrogenase has product MTRTPVNVTVTGAAGQIGYALLFRIASGQLLGADVPVKLRLLEITPALKAAEGTAMELDDCAFPLLQGIDISDDPNVAFDGTNVALLVGARPRTKGMERGDLLEANGGIFKPQGKAINDHAADDVKILVVGNPANTNALIAQAAAPDVPAERFTAMTRLDHNRALTQLAKKAGVTVSDIERLTIWGNHSATQYPDIFNARIGGKSAAEVVNDEKWLAEEFIPTVAKRGAAIIEARGASSAASAANAAIDHVHTWVNGTADGDWTSMAVPSDGSYGVPEGIISSFPVTTKDGQYEIVQGLEINDFSRTRIDASVKELTDEREAVRGLGLI; this is encoded by the coding sequence ATGACCCGCACTCCCGTGAACGTCACCGTCACCGGCGCGGCCGGCCAGATCGGTTACGCCCTGCTCTTCCGCATCGCCTCCGGCCAGCTGCTCGGCGCGGACGTGCCGGTCAAGCTGCGTCTGCTGGAGATCACCCCGGCGCTCAAGGCCGCCGAGGGCACGGCCATGGAGCTGGACGACTGCGCGTTCCCGCTGCTCCAGGGCATCGACATCAGCGACGACCCGAACGTCGCGTTCGACGGCACCAACGTCGCCCTCCTCGTCGGCGCCCGCCCCCGTACCAAGGGCATGGAGCGCGGTGACCTCCTGGAGGCCAACGGCGGCATCTTCAAGCCGCAGGGCAAGGCGATCAACGACCACGCGGCGGACGACGTCAAGATCCTGGTCGTCGGCAACCCGGCGAACACCAACGCGCTGATCGCGCAGGCCGCCGCCCCGGACGTACCGGCCGAGCGCTTCACCGCGATGACCCGTCTGGACCACAACCGCGCGCTGACCCAGCTCGCGAAGAAGGCCGGCGTCACCGTCTCCGACATCGAGCGCCTGACCATCTGGGGCAACCACTCCGCCACCCAGTACCCGGACATCTTCAACGCCCGCATCGGCGGCAAGTCCGCGGCCGAGGTCGTGAACGACGAGAAGTGGCTGGCCGAGGAGTTCATCCCGACCGTCGCCAAGCGCGGTGCCGCCATCATCGAGGCCCGTGGCGCCTCCTCCGCCGCGTCGGCCGCCAACGCCGCCATCGACCACGTCCACACCTGGGTCAACGGCACCGCCGACGGCGACTGGACCTCCATGGCCGTCCCGTCCGACGGCTCCTACGGCGTGCCCGAGGGAATCATCTCCTCCTTCCCGGTCACCACCAAGGACGGCCAGTACGAGATCGTCCAGGGCCTGGAGATCAACGACTTCTCGCGCACCCGCATCGACGCCTCCGTCAAGGAGCTCACGGACGAGCGCGAGGCGGTCCGCGGCCTCGGCCTGATCTGA
- a CDS encoding carboxymuconolactone decarboxylase family protein has product MTTNETVSGTSGTSGSTADGAPAPVYAHEHAPRLQWTKYAPEVYKAMVRLDAAASDGLDPKLRELVKIRASQLNHCAFCLDMHTKDALAAGESVERIVQLSAWEESRHFYTEREIAAIELTEAVTVLTDGFVPDEVYARAAEQFEEGELAKLIAAITVINAWNRFGVTTRMVPGHYQAGQRG; this is encoded by the coding sequence ATGACGACGAACGAGACGGTGAGCGGGACGAGCGGAACGAGCGGTTCGACGGCGGACGGGGCCCCGGCCCCTGTGTACGCGCACGAGCACGCGCCCCGCCTGCAGTGGACCAAGTACGCGCCCGAGGTCTACAAGGCGATGGTGCGGCTCGACGCGGCCGCGTCCGACGGGCTCGACCCGAAGCTGCGGGAGCTGGTGAAGATCCGGGCCTCGCAGCTGAACCACTGCGCGTTCTGCCTGGACATGCACACGAAGGACGCGCTCGCGGCGGGGGAGAGCGTGGAGCGGATCGTGCAGCTCTCGGCGTGGGAGGAGTCGCGGCACTTCTACACGGAGCGGGAGATCGCGGCGATCGAGCTGACGGAGGCGGTGACCGTCCTGACGGACGGGTTCGTGCCGGACGAGGTGTACGCGCGGGCGGCGGAGCAGTTCGAGGAGGGGGAGCTGGCGAAGTTGATCGCGGCGATCACTGTGATCAATGCGTGGAATCGGTTCGGGGTGACGACTCGGATGGTGCCGGGTCACTACCAGGCGGGGCAGCGGGGCTGA
- a CDS encoding decaprenylphospho-beta-D-erythro-pentofuranosid-2-ulose 2-reductase, translating into MMDGYRAPTSLLVLGGTSEIALATARRLIARRTRLVWLAGRPSPALEKAAEQIRRAGADVRTVAFDALDPEAHEAVLGKVFAEGDVDMVLLAFGVPGNQATDERDPVAAARVAQTNYTGAVSAGLVCGKALQTQGHGSLVVLSSVAGERARRSDFIYGSSKAGLDTFAQGLGDALYGTGVHVMVVRPGYVRTAASTERPDVPFTTTPEAVARAVELGLRRRSETVWVPGRLRVVMSALRHVPRPLFRLLPM; encoded by the coding sequence ATGATGGACGGTTATCGAGCTCCCACCTCTCTGCTCGTTCTCGGGGGTACGTCCGAGATCGCGCTGGCGACCGCGCGGCGGTTGATCGCGCGGCGGACGCGGCTCGTGTGGCTGGCGGGGCGGCCCTCCCCGGCGTTGGAGAAGGCCGCCGAGCAGATCCGCCGGGCCGGCGCGGACGTCCGTACCGTCGCCTTCGACGCGCTCGACCCCGAGGCGCACGAGGCGGTGCTCGGCAAGGTGTTCGCCGAGGGCGACGTCGACATGGTGCTGCTGGCCTTCGGCGTGCCCGGCAACCAGGCCACCGACGAGCGCGACCCGGTGGCCGCGGCCCGGGTCGCGCAGACCAACTACACCGGCGCGGTCTCGGCCGGACTGGTGTGCGGGAAGGCGTTGCAGACGCAGGGGCACGGCTCGCTGGTCGTGCTGTCGTCCGTCGCCGGGGAGCGGGCCCGCCGCTCGGACTTCATCTACGGCTCCAGCAAGGCGGGCCTGGACACCTTCGCGCAGGGCCTGGGCGACGCCCTGTACGGCACCGGCGTCCACGTGATGGTCGTACGCCCGGGGTACGTCCGGACGGCGGCGAGCACCGAGCGGCCGGACGTGCCGTTCACGACCACGCCGGAGGCGGTGGCACGGGCCGTGGAGCTGGGGCTGCGGCGGCGCTCGGAGACGGTGTGGGTGCCGGGACGGCTGCGGGTGGTGATGTCGGCGCTGCGGCACGTGCCGCGGCCGCTGTTCCGCCTGCTGCCGATGTGA
- the rocD gene encoding ornithine--oxo-acid transaminase: protein MKGRSPSYSPKGDSVSISDDLIAEADAHCAHTYHPLPVVVATAEGAWMTDVEGRRFLDFLAGYSALNFGHGNRRLLDAARAQLERVTLTSRAFHHDRFAAFCSELAALCGKEMVLPMNTGAEAVETAVKTARKWGYRVKGVPAEMAKIVVAGNNFHGRTTTVISFSTDPEARADYGPYTPGFEIVPYGDLTALRGAVTENTVAVLLEPIQGEAGVRVPPAGYLAGVRELTRERGVLFVADEIQSGLGRTGRTFACAHEGVVPDVYVLGKALGGGIVPVSAVVADEEVLGVFRPGEHGSTFGGNPLACAVALEVLALLRTGEYQERAARLGGVLHRRLSALTGGTGPVTAVRGRGLWAGVDVDPAFGSGREISERLLERGVLVKDTHGSTLRIAPPLVISEEDLEWGLEQFAAVLGAR from the coding sequence ATGAAGGGGAGATCTCCGTCATACAGTCCGAAAGGGGACTCCGTGAGCATCTCCGACGACCTGATCGCCGAGGCCGACGCGCACTGCGCGCACACCTACCACCCGCTGCCGGTCGTCGTCGCCACGGCGGAGGGCGCCTGGATGACGGACGTGGAGGGGCGCCGTTTCCTGGACTTCCTGGCCGGTTACTCGGCGCTCAATTTCGGCCACGGCAACCGGCGGCTGCTCGACGCGGCCCGGGCCCAGCTGGAGCGGGTGACGCTGACCTCGCGGGCGTTCCACCACGACCGGTTCGCCGCGTTCTGCTCCGAGCTGGCCGCGCTGTGCGGCAAGGAGATGGTGCTGCCGATGAACACGGGCGCGGAGGCGGTCGAGACGGCGGTGAAGACGGCCCGGAAGTGGGGCTACCGGGTGAAGGGCGTGCCGGCGGAGATGGCGAAGATCGTCGTCGCGGGCAACAACTTCCACGGCCGTACGACGACGGTCATCAGCTTCTCCACCGACCCCGAGGCCCGCGCGGACTACGGTCCCTACACGCCCGGCTTCGAGATCGTCCCGTACGGCGACCTCACCGCGCTGCGCGGTGCCGTCACCGAGAACACCGTGGCCGTCCTGCTCGAACCGATCCAGGGCGAGGCGGGGGTGCGGGTGCCGCCGGCAGGCTATCTGGCCGGGGTGCGGGAGCTGACCCGGGAGCGGGGGGTGCTGTTCGTGGCGGACGAGATCCAGTCCGGGCTCGGCCGCACCGGACGCACGTTCGCCTGCGCGCACGAGGGCGTGGTGCCGGACGTCTACGTGCTGGGCAAGGCGCTCGGTGGCGGGATCGTGCCGGTGTCGGCGGTGGTGGCCGACGAGGAGGTGCTCGGGGTGTTCCGGCCCGGCGAGCACGGCTCGACGTTCGGCGGCAACCCGCTGGCCTGCGCGGTGGCCCTGGAGGTGCTGGCGCTGCTGCGCACGGGCGAGTACCAGGAGCGGGCGGCCCGGCTGGGCGGAGTGCTGCACCGGCGGCTGTCGGCGCTCACCGGTGGTACGGGGCCGGTGACGGCGGTGCGCGGGCGCGGGCTGTGGGCGGGCGTGGACGTGGACCCGGCGTTCGGCAGCGGCCGGGAGATCTCGGAGCGGCTGCTCGAGCGGGGCGTCCTGGTCAAGGACACCCACGGCTCGACGCTGCGCATCGCCCCGCCCCTGGTGATCTCCGAGGAGGACCTGGAGTGGGGGCTGGAGCAGTTCGCGGCGGTGCTCGGCGCCCGGTGA